The region CTCTGCAGCCTACTGATTCTGGAGAATAAAAATGCGCTCACTTCTGCTGTTTTTTCTCGGTATCCCGATCCCGATCCCGATCCCGATCATCATTCTGATCGCCCTGTTTGTGCACTGACCGACTAAAAAACGGCCTTCCTCGCGAAGGCCGTTTTTTATGGCATGCGTTACACCGGCAAGCAGGTGGTGGACTTGATCTCGGAGAGCGCAACGATCGAGTTCACTTCTTGAATACCAGGCACCATGGACAGTTTCTCAAAGAAAAAACGTTCGTAGGCTTCGATATCGGCAGTGACGATGCGCAGCAGGAAATCCACAGCCCCCATCAGCACGTAGCATTCCAGCACCTCGGGAAAACCGCGGATCGCGTCGGTAAATTCGGTGAAGTTGGACCGCCCGTGAGCATTGAGTTTGATTTCGGCAAAAATCTGCGTATTGAGGCCGATTTTCTTGCGATCCAGCAAGGTCACCTGCCCGCGAATGATGCCTTCGTCTTTCATCCGCTGGATACGGCGCCAGCACGGTGATTGCGACAACCCCACCTTTTCTGCGATCTGCGCACTGGACAGCGAAGCGTCCTCTTGCAACAGCGCGAGAATACGCCGGTCGTAAACATCCAGACTGCCGTGCATAAAAACTCCTGAAAATTGATAAACACCGACTTGAACAAGTCTATTTCTGGCGAATTCATTCCATCTTAGATAAAAAAATTCCCACGCGGCGTGTAAATATTTCTCCAGTCTTGAGAGGAGCTATTTCATGCCGCACCTGGAAGCCGTTCACACGTCGACCCGCCCCGATGTCTGGGCCAGCAATGCCGCGCCCTGCCCCGTGTTGTTTCGTATCCAGGCCGAGGCGGATGCTGATGTGGTCTGCCGGGTACTCAATCTGTTTGCCTTGCAGCAACTGATGCCTCAACGCGTCGAGTCCATACGCAACGGCGATACCGTGCGCATTGAGATACTCAGCCACGAACAGAGCTGGCATCGGGCCCAGGTGATCGGTGAAAAGTTGCGCAATCTGGTCAGCGTTTTCGACCTGCAAGTACAACCGGCGCATGCTGCAAAGACGGCAGAATTTGCGGATATCGCCATCAGACACTGCTGAACCGGCGGGTAATAGCCAGCAATCATTGAGCGCTTCGGGATATCCACGACACTACTAGGCTTGGGTTTCACGGTCAGGACAAGGAGATGTCCGGGCCGATGCTTAGCCGATGTCACCCAGGAGCCTTTATGCGCAACCCCCTCTCCCATGACCAGCCACTGGACCTCCAGCAGTTGGTATCCACCTTGCTCACTCAAGGCCGGCTCCGGCAAACCTGCGCCGAACAGGTGTTGATCACGGGCCGCAACGCCCCGTGCAATCTGTTGCACCCGCTGGTGCTTCTGGCCGAACAGCGCCTCCAGGATCTCAGCCGTCCCGGCAAAACTCTTGACCTTGAAACCCTCACCGCCTGGCTCGCCGAACAGTGCCAGCAGCCTTACCTGCGCATTGATCCGCTAAAAATCGATGTGGCCAGCGTCACCGGGCTGATGTCTTTTGCCTTTGCCCAGCGCCATGAAATCCTCGCGGTGGCGGCCAACGAACAGGCCGTCACCATTGCCAGCGCACAGCCCTGGATCAGCAGTTGGGAGGCCGATCTCAGGCAGGTGCTCAAGCGGCCGATCAAGCGGGTCATTGCCAACCCCCAGGAAATCCAGCGCCTGAGCGTGGAGTTTTTTCAGTTGGCCAAATCGGTCACCGGGGCCGTGCTCAATGACCAGAAAGGCGTTCAGCAGCACGCCCTCGAACAGTTGCTCACCCTTGGCACCAGCAACCAGGAGCCCGACGCCGATGATGCGCATATCGTAAATATCGTCGACTGGCTGTTGCAGTACGCCTTTGAGCAGCGAGCCAGCGATATCCACATTGAGCCGCGCCGAGAACAGGGCTGCGTGCGTTTACGCATCGACGGAGTGCTGCATAACGTTTACCAATTTCCACCTCCCGTCACGACCGCCATTGTCAGTCGCCTGAAAAGCCTGGGCCGAATGAATGTCGCCGAAAAACGCAAACCTCAGGACGGCCGGATAAAAACCCAAACGCCTGGCGGGGCCGAGGTGGAGTTAAGGCTTGGCACCTTGCCCACCGCCTTTGGCGAAAAAATGGTCATGCGTGTTTTCGATCCGCAGGTACTGCTAAAGAGCTTCGATCAGCTGGGTTTCACCCCCGAAGACATGCATCGCTGGCAACAGATGACCACCCAGCCCAATGGCATCATTTTGCTCACCGGGCCTACCGGCTCGGGCAAAACCAGCACCCTCTATGCCACCCTCAAACAGCTCGCCACACCCCAGATCAATCTCTGCACTCTGGAAGACCCCATCGAGATGATCGAACCGGCCTTCAACCAGATGCAGGTTCAACCCGGTATCGACCTGACCTTCGCCAACGGCGTACGGGCCCTGATGCGCCAGGACCCGGACATCATCATGCTCGGCGAGATACGGGACCTGGAAACCGCTGAAATGGCGATCCAGGCCGCCTTGACCGGGCATCTGGTGCTGTCGACGCTGCACACCAATGACGCACCGAGCGCGATCAATCGCCTGCAAGAGCTCGGTATCGCCCCCTACTTGATCA is a window of Pseudomonas taetrolens DNA encoding:
- a CDS encoding Lrp/AsnC family transcriptional regulator yields the protein MHGSLDVYDRRILALLQEDASLSSAQIAEKVGLSQSPCWRRIQRMKDEGIIRGQVTLLDRKKIGLNTQIFAEIKLNAHGRSNFTEFTDAIRGFPEVLECYVLMGAVDFLLRIVTADIEAYERFFFEKLSMVPGIQEVNSIVALSEIKSTTCLPV
- a CDS encoding GspE/PulE family protein; its protein translation is MRNPLSHDQPLDLQQLVSTLLTQGRLRQTCAEQVLITGRNAPCNLLHPLVLLAEQRLQDLSRPGKTLDLETLTAWLAEQCQQPYLRIDPLKIDVASVTGLMSFAFAQRHEILAVAANEQAVTIASAQPWISSWEADLRQVLKRPIKRVIANPQEIQRLSVEFFQLAKSVTGAVLNDQKGVQQHALEQLLTLGTSNQEPDADDAHIVNIVDWLLQYAFEQRASDIHIEPRREQGCVRLRIDGVLHNVYQFPPPVTTAIVSRLKSLGRMNVAEKRKPQDGRIKTQTPGGAEVELRLGTLPTAFGEKMVMRVFDPQVLLKSFDQLGFTPEDMHRWQQMTTQPNGIILLTGPTGSGKTSTLYATLKQLATPQINLCTLEDPIEMIEPAFNQMQVQPGIDLTFANGVRALMRQDPDIIMLGEIRDLETAEMAIQAALTGHLVLSTLHTNDAPSAINRLQELGIAPYLIKATLLGVMAQRLVRVLCPHCKTEQALARSDWQSFAPGWAEPSPARACRAVGCVECRDTGYRGRTGVYEMMLMSPRLKALISSQTDVNALYHMACSEGMQPLRLAAAHKVATGMTTLEEALRVTPNSFVG